Proteins from one Impatiens glandulifera chromosome 2, dImpGla2.1, whole genome shotgun sequence genomic window:
- the LOC124924061 gene encoding peptidyl-prolyl cis-trans isomerase CYP95 isoform X1, with protein MSKKNPLVFLDVSIDGDPAERMVFELFCDIAPKTAENFRALCTGEKGISKKSGKPLHYKGSFFHRIVKGSMAQAGDFLRRDGSFGESIYGERFPEESPKHKHDRRGLLSMAIADQDARGSLFSITFEADHHLDRKYVAFGKLVEGDDILLKIENEGDEEGRPAVTVKIVNSGELLEDKKKGNRLKVGKDALSEGNSQEIRRKKHKKSSRDKRRKRRRYSSSESDSTSDSESDSSDSDSDSDTSSLSESDSSTSSDGKYKKRKRSSKRRKYRHGKRKDKHDKKKRHAKRSKRKSKRASRSESESSSSEDKVVVAQKSDGREPPFSEGVASAENHKTLEDAEMTVREETEYPKENGDRQSNGVELVTKPDRSADKPDIVDDHPGKSRSRSFSPKRSVSKSMSISPKRSLSPKSVSRSISRSPVRRSPSPVRARSNSRSISRSPLKARSRSISRSPLKARSRSISRSPTVSPPVRARSRSLSRTPPLRKSSRSRKPVSRSPVRSSRRSISRSPVRAPSNSRRRRSPSRSPIRVHSRYKRRSYSRSPVISPGRKDKSPISPDRRRSSSRSRSPDGSAKRIRRGRGFSDRFSYARRYRTPSPGRHRFGRNDRDGYSSYRRHRSPPRGRTPPRYNRSSGRNNRSRSPLSRSPIRYRNRRYSRSPTPARKSRSPIEASRNRDSSPAIPNRRRSSPPSRRSSRSPSTTSKSSVSKSRSRSKSKSSRSESSPPPSKKGLVSYDEEGSPDSGRR; from the exons GCTGGAGATTTTTTAAGAAGAGACG GTAGTTTTGGAGAAAGCATTTATGGAGAGAGATTTCCAG AAGAATCTCCTAAGCACAAGCATGATAGACGAGGTCTGCTCTCAATGGCAATTGCTGATCAGGATGCACGAGGTTCTTTGTTTTCCATAACCTTTGAAGCTGATCATCATCTTGACAG GAAGTATGTAGCCTTCGGGAAACTTGTTGAAGGTGATGATATTCTCCTGAAGATTGAAAATGAAGGTGATGAAGAAGGTAGACCTGCAGTTACAGTAAAGATCGTTAATAGTGGTGAATTGCTTGAGG ATAAAAAGAAGGGCAACAGATTGAAAGTGGGGAAAGATGCTCTATCTGAGGGCAATAGTCAGGAGATACGTCGTAAAAAGCACAAGAAGTCTTCAAGAGACAAAAGGAGAAAGAGGAGAAGATATTCTAGTTCTGAATCAGATAGTACCTCAGACAGTGAATCTGATTCATCAGACTCTGACAGTGATTCCGACACATCTTCTCTTTCGGAAAGTGATTCCAGTACTTCAAGTGAtggaaaatataaaaagagaaagagatCTTCAAAGCGCCGTAAGTACAGACATGGAAAAAGGAAGGATAAACATGATAAGAAGAAGCGGCATGCAAAGAGATCAAAGCGTAAATCTAAAAG GGCATCAAGGTCTGAGTCAGAAAGCAGTAGTTCAGAGGACAAAGTTGTTGTGGCTCAAAAAAGTG ATGGCAGAGAACCCCCATTTTCCGAGGGAGTTGCTTCTGCTGAGAATCACAAGACATTAGAAGATGCTGAGATGACAgtgagagaagaaactgaatATCCCAAGGAAAATGGAGATCGACAGAGCAACGGCGTTGAACTTGTTACTAAGCCGGACAGAAGTGCAGATAAGCCTGACATAGTGGATGATCACCCTGGAAAATCTAG GAGCAGAAGCTTCAGCCCTAAAAGGAGTGTGAGCAAGAGTATGAGTATTAGCCCAAAAAGGAGTTTGAGCCCAAAGAGTGTTAGTAGGAGCATAAGCAGAAGTCCAGTTAGAAGAAGCCCTAGCCCAGTAAGAGCACGATCAAATTCAAGAAGCATTAGCCGTAGCCCACTTAAAGCAAGATCTAGAAGCATTAGCCGTAGCCCACTTAAAGCAAGATCCAGAAGCATTAGCCGCAGTCCAACTGTATCCCCACCAGTTAGAGCAAGATCTAGAAGCCTGAGCCGAACTCCTCCACTGAGGAAATCTTCAAGATCAAGAAAGCCTGTCAGCAGAAGCCCGGTTAGGTCTTCCAGAAGAAGCATTAGTAGAAGCCCCGTTAGAGCACCATCTAATTCTAGGAGAAGAAGAAGCCCAAGTAGAAGTCCAATAAGAGTACATTCGAGGTATAAACGTCGCAGTTATTCTAGGAGTCCCGTTATAAGTCCAGGACGCAAAGATAAGTCTCCTATTTCACCTGATCGAAGAAGGAGCTCTTCAAGAAGCCGTTCACCTGATGGCTCAGCTAAGCGCATTAGGAGAGGAAGAGGTTTTAGTGATCGATTTTCTTATGCACGTAGATACAGGACCCCCTCTCCTGGCCGCCATCGTTTTGGGAGGAATGATCGAGACGG ATATTCAAGTTACAGGAGACATAGGAGCCCTCCCAGAGGAAGAACTCCCCCAAG ATACAACCGAAGCAGCGGTCGGAACAACAGGTCGAGGAGTCCTTTATCAAGAAGCCCAATTCGATACCGTAACAGACGTTACAGTCGTAGTCCTACTCCTGCCCGTAAAAGTCGCTCTCCCATTGAAGCTTCCAGAAACCGAGATTCTTCCCCCGCAATTCCCAACAGGCGAAGGTCATCACCACCCAGTCGTCGTAGCAGCAGAAGCCCATCAACAACATCAAAGTCGTCTGTCAGCAAATCAAGGTCGAGGTCAAAGTCGAAGTCTTCTCGGTCTGAAAGCAGCCCTCCTCCAAGTAAGAAAGGACTTGTCTCGTACGATGAGGAAGGGTCACCTGATTCTGGCCGGAGGTAA
- the LOC124924061 gene encoding peptidyl-prolyl cis-trans isomerase CYP95 isoform X2, with protein sequence MSKKNPLVFLDVSIDGDPAERMVFELFCDIAPKTAENFRALCTGEKGISKKSGKPLHYKGSFFHRIVKGSMAQAGDFLRRDGSFGESIYGERFPEESPKHKHDRRGLLSMAIADQDARGSLFSITFEADHHLDRKYVAFGKLVEGDDILLKIENEGDEEGRPAVTVKIVNSGELLEDKKKGNRLKVGKDALSEGNSQEIRRKKHKKSSRDKRRKRRRYSSSESDSTSDSESDSSDSDSDSDTSSLSESDSSTSSDGKYKKRKRSSKRRKYRHGKRKDKHDKKKRHAKRSKRKSKRASRSESESSSSEDKVVVAQKSDGREPPFSEGVASAENHKTLEDAEMTVREETEYPKENGDRQSNGVELVTKPDRSADKPDIVDDHPGKSRSRSFSPKRSVSKSMSISPKRSLSPKSVSRSISRSPVRRSPSPVRARSNSRSISRSPLKARSRSISRSPTVSPPVRARSRSLSRTPPLRKSSRSRKPVSRSPVRSSRRSISRSPVRAPSNSRRRRSPSRSPIRVHSRYKRRSYSRSPVISPGRKDKSPISPDRRRSSSRSRSPDGSAKRIRRGRGFSDRFSYARRYRTPSPGRHRFGRNDRDGYSSYRRHRSPPRGRTPPRYNRSSGRNNRSRSPLSRSPIRYRNRRYSRSPTPARKSRSPIEASRNRDSSPAIPNRRRSSPPSRRSSRSPSTTSKSSVSKSRSRSKSKSSRSESSPPPSKKGLVSYDEEGSPDSGRR encoded by the exons GCTGGAGATTTTTTAAGAAGAGACG GTAGTTTTGGAGAAAGCATTTATGGAGAGAGATTTCCAG AAGAATCTCCTAAGCACAAGCATGATAGACGAGGTCTGCTCTCAATGGCAATTGCTGATCAGGATGCACGAGGTTCTTTGTTTTCCATAACCTTTGAAGCTGATCATCATCTTGACAG GAAGTATGTAGCCTTCGGGAAACTTGTTGAAGGTGATGATATTCTCCTGAAGATTGAAAATGAAGGTGATGAAGAAGGTAGACCTGCAGTTACAGTAAAGATCGTTAATAGTGGTGAATTGCTTGAGG ATAAAAAGAAGGGCAACAGATTGAAAGTGGGGAAAGATGCTCTATCTGAGGGCAATAGTCAGGAGATACGTCGTAAAAAGCACAAGAAGTCTTCAAGAGACAAAAGGAGAAAGAGGAGAAGATATTCTAGTTCTGAATCAGATAGTACCTCAGACAGTGAATCTGATTCATCAGACTCTGACAGTGATTCCGACACATCTTCTCTTTCGGAAAGTGATTCCAGTACTTCAAGTGAtggaaaatataaaaagagaaagagatCTTCAAAGCGCCGTAAGTACAGACATGGAAAAAGGAAGGATAAACATGATAAGAAGAAGCGGCATGCAAAGAGATCAAAGCGTAAATCTAAAAG GGCATCAAGGTCTGAGTCAGAAAGCAGTAGTTCAGAGGACAAAGTTGTTGTGGCTCAAAAAAGTG ATGGCAGAGAACCCCCATTTTCCGAGGGAGTTGCTTCTGCTGAGAATCACAAGACATTAGAAGATGCTGAGATGACAgtgagagaagaaactgaatATCCCAAGGAAAATGGAGATCGACAGAGCAACGGCGTTGAACTTGTTACTAAGCCGGACAGAAGTGCAGATAAGCCTGACATAGTGGATGATCACCCTGGAAAATCTAG GAGCAGAAGCTTCAGCCCTAAAAGGAGTGTGAGCAAGAGTATGAGTATTAGCCCAAAAAGGAGTTTGAGCCCAAAGAGTGTTAGTAGGAGCATAAGCAGAAGTCCAGTTAGAAGAAGCCCTAGCCCAGTAAGAGCACGATCAAATTCAAGAAGCATTAGCCGTAGCCCACTTAAAGCAAGATCTAGAAGCATTAGCCGTAGC CCAACTGTATCCCCACCAGTTAGAGCAAGATCTAGAAGCCTGAGCCGAACTCCTCCACTGAGGAAATCTTCAAGATCAAGAAAGCCTGTCAGCAGAAGCCCGGTTAGGTCTTCCAGAAGAAGCATTAGTAGAAGCCCCGTTAGAGCACCATCTAATTCTAGGAGAAGAAGAAGCCCAAGTAGAAGTCCAATAAGAGTACATTCGAGGTATAAACGTCGCAGTTATTCTAGGAGTCCCGTTATAAGTCCAGGACGCAAAGATAAGTCTCCTATTTCACCTGATCGAAGAAGGAGCTCTTCAAGAAGCCGTTCACCTGATGGCTCAGCTAAGCGCATTAGGAGAGGAAGAGGTTTTAGTGATCGATTTTCTTATGCACGTAGATACAGGACCCCCTCTCCTGGCCGCCATCGTTTTGGGAGGAATGATCGAGACGG ATATTCAAGTTACAGGAGACATAGGAGCCCTCCCAGAGGAAGAACTCCCCCAAG ATACAACCGAAGCAGCGGTCGGAACAACAGGTCGAGGAGTCCTTTATCAAGAAGCCCAATTCGATACCGTAACAGACGTTACAGTCGTAGTCCTACTCCTGCCCGTAAAAGTCGCTCTCCCATTGAAGCTTCCAGAAACCGAGATTCTTCCCCCGCAATTCCCAACAGGCGAAGGTCATCACCACCCAGTCGTCGTAGCAGCAGAAGCCCATCAACAACATCAAAGTCGTCTGTCAGCAAATCAAGGTCGAGGTCAAAGTCGAAGTCTTCTCGGTCTGAAAGCAGCCCTCCTCCAAGTAAGAAAGGACTTGTCTCGTACGATGAGGAAGGGTCACCTGATTCTGGCCGGAGGTAA
- the LOC124928072 gene encoding UPF0481 protein At3g47200-like yields MLPNLDLEYFQYLHFYRVPDDHKRGYEESFSPRLVSIGQLHHGKPHLQHMESYKLRFLDSYIKRMGCDFSLEALTTFAMKWINCKLPEDGRNISNDEFVKMMLLDGAVVVEVLLIRSDIRSIGMNKSLLVVMNLTNGIEEDLKHDMLLLENQLPLRFIEYLLSFLSEPITIYKLLLDNFNFGFAPIMASSNSFSTDFGCLSFVELLRRMITGIDKKIQCHGDYIQICCATQLLEAGVKFKGVKGHHFIKDIKFSNGELLMPPFIINNHTETLLRNIIAYEKCSKRNEYICSYVMLLHSLLDTVKDVDLLVEEGIIVNHFGRNEKVLELFNSFYTVKLEKYRSDDFYFHELCNALNTYSKSIWHQWKAKISKWKIILMRDYFSNPWTVISVIGAIILLLLTIAQTICSILSL; encoded by the coding sequence ATGTTACCCAATTTGGATTTGGAATATTTTCAATATCTCCACTTCTATCGAGTTCCTGATGACCATAAGAGAGGATACGAAGAATCTTTTTCCCCGCGTTTGGTCTCCATAGGGCAGTTGCATCATGGGAAACCGCATCTACAACACATGGAATCATATAAATTGAGATTCTTGGATAGCTATATTAAAAGGATGGGATGTGATTTCTCTTTAGAAGCTCTCACCACTTTCGCAATGAAGTGGATAAACTGCAAATTGCCTGAAGACGGGAGAAATATCAGCAACGATGAGTTTGTTAAAATGATGCTTCTCGATGGGGCTGTCGTAGTTGAAGTTCTCTTGATAAGAAGCGATATTCGATCCATAGGGATGAACAAAAGCCTACTGGTCGTTATGAACCTAACAAATGGGATAGAAGAAGACTTAAAGCACGATATGCTGTTGTTGGAGAATCAACTCCCTCTTAGATTTATTGAATATTTGCTCAGTTTCCTTTCGGAACCTATTACAATTTACAAACTCCTTTTGGACAACTTCAACTTTGGTTTTGCTCCCATAATGGCCTCATCTAATTCATTTTCAACTGACTTTGGATGTCTTAGTTTTGTTGAACTCCTCAGAAGAATGATCACAggaatagataaaaaaatacaatgtcATGGGGATTATATACAAATTTGTTGCGCAACTCAACTACTAGAAGCAGGAGTCAAATTCAAAGGGGTTAAGGGTCATCATTTCATAAAAGACATAAAATTCTCCAATGGAGAACTATTGATGCCTCCATTTATTATAAACAATCATACCGAAACTTTATTAAGAAACATAATTGCTTATGAGAAATGCAGCAAGAGAAATGAGTACATATGCAGTTATGTGATGCTCTTGCATAGCCTTTTAGACACGGTTAAGGATGTCGATCTTCTTGTCGAAGAAGGAATCATTGTCAACCATTTCGGACGTAATGAAAAAGTCCTTGAACTATTTAACAGTTTTTACACCGTCAAACTAGAAAAGTATAGGAGtgatgatttttatttccatgAGCTTTGCAATGCTTTGAACACGTATAGCAAAAGCATTTGGCACCAATGGAAGGCAAAAATATCCAAGTGGAAGATCATCCTTATGCGCGACTATTTTAGCAACCCATGGACTGTCATTTCGGTTATTGGAGCAATCATCTTGCTACTCCTAACTATCGCTCAAACCATATGCTCCATCCTCTCATTGTAA